Proteins co-encoded in one Cynocephalus volans isolate mCynVol1 chromosome 11, mCynVol1.pri, whole genome shotgun sequence genomic window:
- the KLHDC8B gene encoding kelch domain-containing protein 8B isoform X2 has product MAAGSGWAFAWQVFPPMPTCRVYGTVAYQDGHLLVLGGCGRAGLPLNIAETLDMASHTWLALAPLPTARAGAAAVVLGKQVLVVGGVDEVQRPVAAVEAFLADEGRWEPRATLPQAAMGVATVERDGMVYALGGMGPDTAPQAQVRVYEPRQDCWLSLPSMPTPCYGASTFLHGNKIYILGGRQGKLPVTAFEAFDLEARTWTRHPSLPSRRAFAGCAMAEGSIFSLGGLQQPGPHNFYSRPHFVNTVEMFDLEHGSWTKLPRSLRMRDKRADFAVGSLGGHIVAIGGLAGA; this is encoded by the exons ATGGCTGCAGGAAGTGGCTGGGCCTTTGCTTGGCAGGTGTTCCCCCCCATGCCCACTTGCCGGGTGTATGGCACAGTGGCATACCAGGATGGGCACCTGCTGGTGTTGGGGGGCTGTGGCCGGGCTGGACTGCCCCTGAACATTGCCGAAACACTGGACATGGCTTCACACACATGGCTGGCACTGGCACCCCTTCCCACTGCCCGAGCTGGTGCAGCTGCTGTAGTTCTGGGCAAGCAGGTGCTAGTGGTAGGTGGTGTGGATGAGGTCCAGAGACCAGTAGCTGCTGTGGAGGCCTTCCTGGCCGATGAGGGCCGCTGGGAGCCTCGGGCCACTCTCCCTCAAGCAGCCATGGGAGTTGCAACTGTGGAAAGAG ACGGTATGGTGTATGCTCTGGGAGGAATGGGCCCTGACACCGCCCCCCAGGCCCAGGTACGGGTGTATGAGCCCCGCCAGGACTGCTGGCTTTCGCTACCCTCCATGCCCACACCCTGCTATGGGGCCTCCACCTTCCTGCATGGAAACAAGATCTACATCCTGG GGGGCCGCCAGGGCAAGCTCCCAGTGACTGCTTTTGAAGCCTTTGATCTGGAAGCCCGTACCTGGACCCGGCACCCAAGTCTGCCCAGCCGCCGGGCCTTTGCTGGCTGTGCTATGGCCGAAGGCAGCATCTTTAGCCTGGGTGGCCTGCAGCAGCCTGGGCCCCACAATTTCTACTCCCGTCCACACTTTGTCAACACTGTGGAGATGTTTGACCTGGAACATG GGTCCTGGACCAAGTTGCCCCGCAGCCTGCGCATGAGGGATAAGAGAGCTGACTTTGCAGTTGGTTCCCTTGGGGGCCACATCGTGGCCATTGGGGGCCTTG CAGGGGCCTAG
- the KLHDC8B gene encoding kelch domain-containing protein 8B isoform X1, producing the protein MAAGSGWAFAWQVFPPMPTCRVYGTVAYQDGHLLVLGGCGRAGLPLNIAETLDMASHTWLALAPLPTARAGAAAVVLGKQVLVVGGVDEVQRPVAAVEAFLADEGRWEPRATLPQAAMGVATVERDGMVYALGGMGPDTAPQAQVRVYEPRQDCWLSLPSMPTPCYGASTFLHGNKIYILGGRQGKLPVTAFEAFDLEARTWTRHPSLPSRRAFAGCAMAEGSIFSLGGLQQPGPHNFYSRPHFVNTVEMFDLEHGSWTKLPRSLRMRDKRADFAVGSLGGHIVAIGGLGNQPCPLGSVESFSLARRRWEALPAMPTARCSCSSLQAGPRLFVIGGVAQGPSQAVEALCLCDGV; encoded by the exons ATGGCTGCAGGAAGTGGCTGGGCCTTTGCTTGGCAGGTGTTCCCCCCCATGCCCACTTGCCGGGTGTATGGCACAGTGGCATACCAGGATGGGCACCTGCTGGTGTTGGGGGGCTGTGGCCGGGCTGGACTGCCCCTGAACATTGCCGAAACACTGGACATGGCTTCACACACATGGCTGGCACTGGCACCCCTTCCCACTGCCCGAGCTGGTGCAGCTGCTGTAGTTCTGGGCAAGCAGGTGCTAGTGGTAGGTGGTGTGGATGAGGTCCAGAGACCAGTAGCTGCTGTGGAGGCCTTCCTGGCCGATGAGGGCCGCTGGGAGCCTCGGGCCACTCTCCCTCAAGCAGCCATGGGAGTTGCAACTGTGGAAAGAG ACGGTATGGTGTATGCTCTGGGAGGAATGGGCCCTGACACCGCCCCCCAGGCCCAGGTACGGGTGTATGAGCCCCGCCAGGACTGCTGGCTTTCGCTACCCTCCATGCCCACACCCTGCTATGGGGCCTCCACCTTCCTGCATGGAAACAAGATCTACATCCTGG GGGGCCGCCAGGGCAAGCTCCCAGTGACTGCTTTTGAAGCCTTTGATCTGGAAGCCCGTACCTGGACCCGGCACCCAAGTCTGCCCAGCCGCCGGGCCTTTGCTGGCTGTGCTATGGCCGAAGGCAGCATCTTTAGCCTGGGTGGCCTGCAGCAGCCTGGGCCCCACAATTTCTACTCCCGTCCACACTTTGTCAACACTGTGGAGATGTTTGACCTGGAACATG GGTCCTGGACCAAGTTGCCCCGCAGCCTGCGCATGAGGGATAAGAGAGCTGACTTTGCAGTTGGTTCCCTTGGGGGCCACATCGTGGCCATTGGGGGCCTTG GAAACCAGCCATGCCCTCTGGGTTCTGTAGAGAGCTTCAGTCTTGCACGGCGGCGCTGGGAGGCACTGCCTGCTATGCCCACGGCCCGCTGCTCCTGCTCTAGCCTACAGGCTGGGCCTCGGCTGTTTGTTATTGGGGGTGTGGCTCAGGGCCCCAGTCAAGCTGTGGAGGCACTGTGTCTCTGTGATGGGGTTTGA
- the KLHDC8B gene encoding kelch domain-containing protein 8B isoform X3, whose amino-acid sequence MAAGSGWAFAWQVFPPMPTCRVYGTVAYQDGHLLVLGGCGRAGLPLNIAETLDMASHTWLALAPLPTARAGAAAVVLGKQVLVVGGVDEVQRPVAAVEAFLADEGRWEPRATLPQAAMGVATVERDGMVYALGGMGPDTAPQAQVRVYEPRQDCWLSLPSMPTPCYGASTFLHGNKIYILGGRQGKLPVTAFEAFDLEARTWTRHPSLPSRRAFAGCAMAEGSIFSLGGLQQPGPHNFYSRPHFVNTVEMFDLEHGSWTKLPRSLRMRDKRADFAVGSLGGHIVAIGGLGA is encoded by the exons ATGGCTGCAGGAAGTGGCTGGGCCTTTGCTTGGCAGGTGTTCCCCCCCATGCCCACTTGCCGGGTGTATGGCACAGTGGCATACCAGGATGGGCACCTGCTGGTGTTGGGGGGCTGTGGCCGGGCTGGACTGCCCCTGAACATTGCCGAAACACTGGACATGGCTTCACACACATGGCTGGCACTGGCACCCCTTCCCACTGCCCGAGCTGGTGCAGCTGCTGTAGTTCTGGGCAAGCAGGTGCTAGTGGTAGGTGGTGTGGATGAGGTCCAGAGACCAGTAGCTGCTGTGGAGGCCTTCCTGGCCGATGAGGGCCGCTGGGAGCCTCGGGCCACTCTCCCTCAAGCAGCCATGGGAGTTGCAACTGTGGAAAGAG ACGGTATGGTGTATGCTCTGGGAGGAATGGGCCCTGACACCGCCCCCCAGGCCCAGGTACGGGTGTATGAGCCCCGCCAGGACTGCTGGCTTTCGCTACCCTCCATGCCCACACCCTGCTATGGGGCCTCCACCTTCCTGCATGGAAACAAGATCTACATCCTGG GGGGCCGCCAGGGCAAGCTCCCAGTGACTGCTTTTGAAGCCTTTGATCTGGAAGCCCGTACCTGGACCCGGCACCCAAGTCTGCCCAGCCGCCGGGCCTTTGCTGGCTGTGCTATGGCCGAAGGCAGCATCTTTAGCCTGGGTGGCCTGCAGCAGCCTGGGCCCCACAATTTCTACTCCCGTCCACACTTTGTCAACACTGTGGAGATGTTTGACCTGGAACATG GGTCCTGGACCAAGTTGCCCCGCAGCCTGCGCATGAGGGATAAGAGAGCTGACTTTGCAGTTGGTTCCCTTGGGGGCCACATCGTGGCCATTGGGGGCCTTG GGGCCTAG
- the C11H3orf84 gene encoding uncharacterized protein C3orf84 homolog: MQSALAGSWHNNGFYGHYRSQFKSESAGEYRLAAKPQPPAVFLQRCQEPARQHFFSKHDNRSSFDKGPYCLLQGIGRRKDLERLWRQHTFLRWAPRELELHQQGPLESSYQADFRSGPGLGGLPQRLVHFVQIQPPRASTTYQQNFCQPSRGGHCGSNKIGPQALVTDMLPHLPGIPRPKLLQHYLHAGVSECLNWSKTLNKDS; encoded by the exons ATGCAAAGTGCTTTAGCAGGCTCCTGG CACAACAATGGCTTCTATGGGCACTACAGAAGCCAATTCAAGAGTGAAAGTGCTGGAGAATACCGCCTTGCAGCCAAGCCCCAGCCTCCGGCAGTGTTCCTGCAGCGATGTCAG GAGCCAGCGCGGCAACACTTCTTCTCCAAGCATGACAACCGCTCTTCCTTTGACAAA GGCCCCTACTGCCTGCTGCAGGGAATCGGAAGGCGGAAAGACCTGGAGCGCCTGTGGCGGCAGCACACCTTCCTGCGCTGGGCGCCCCGTGAGCTCGAGTTGCACCAGCAGGGGCCCCTGGAATCATCCTACCAAGCTGATTTCCGGTCAGGGCCAGGACTTGGTGGCCTTCCACAGCGCCTCGTCCACTTTGTGCAGATCCAGCCTCCCCGTGCCAGCACCACCTACCAGCAGAATTTCTGCCAGCCATCCCGGGGTGGCCATTGTGGCAGCAACAAGATAGGGCCCCAGGCACTGGTCACCGACATGCTGCCTCATCTCCCTGGGATTCCGAGACCCAAGCTGCTGCAGCACTACCTTCATGCTGGAGTCTCTGAGTGTCTAAATTGGTCCAAAACATTAAACAAGGACAGCTGA